The Deinococcus seoulensis genome contains the following window.
CGCAGCTCACCACCGCGCTGGCCGAGGGGAGGCGCGCGCCGCGGCAGCACAGCCCTGCGTGGTACACCGGTGAGGCTGCGTTCGGCGTGATCTCCCTGCTGCTGCCCGGACATCTGGACGACCCGGACGTCACCCGCGACGCGCTGCGCGTGCGACTGGAGGCAATTCCCGCGTTTTTGGCGCAGGCCCGCGCGCACCTGCAGGGCCGCGCCCGCCCCGATGACGTGGCGGAGCGGGCGCGGCGTGAGGCGCGCGCCGCCGCGCACCTGCTCACCTCCGGGCTGCCGCGGCACCCCCTCTGGGACGACACACTGCGCCTCCCGGCAGGCCGCGCCGCCCGCGCATTGCAGGCGTACGCTGAGGACCTGAGCGGCCCGGACGCACCCGTGGCCTGCGGCGAGACGCACCTCGACCTGCTGATGCGCGTCACGCACGCCCTGCCGTTCGGGCCGCGCGAGGCGCTGGAACGCGCCACCGAGGCGTTCGCGCGTCTCACCACGCAGCTCGAGACACAGGCCCGGCGCCTGCCGGGCGGCCTGCACTGGACCGAACACCTCGCGCGGCTGGAGACACAGGTTCCGGACGCCGACCCGGCGCGCCTGCTGGGCACCTACCGCGACCTGCATGAGCGGGCACTGGACGCCGCCCGCCCGCTGATGACGCCCGCCGACGAGTACGGCCTGGACTTCACCTTCCTGCCCGAGTGGGCGGAGGGCAGCGGCGACCTGTACTTCCTGTTCTACCGCTCGCCTGCACCTCTGCGCCCTGGCAGCGGCAGCCGCTACTGGGTCACGCCGCCCGGGCCGAACCCGGCGGACCTGCGCGCCCACAACTG
Protein-coding sequences here:
- a CDS encoding DUF885 family protein, translated to MTDVHDQARAYLRAHAQLRPVDATFMGLPGHDHQLPPAGPDAVHAELATLEALQADLAHLQVPQTAAGRIDAQLLTAQLTTALAEGRRAPRQHSPAWYTGEAAFGVISLLLPGHLDDPDVTRDALRVRLEAIPAFLAQARAHLQGRARPDDVAERARREARAAAHLLTSGLPRHPLWDDTLRLPAGRAARALQAYAEDLSGPDAPVACGETHLDLLMRVTHALPFGPREALERATEAFARLTTQLETQARRLPGGLHWTEHLARLETQVPDADPARLLGTYRDLHERALDAARPLMTPADEYGLDFTFLPEWAEGSGDLYFLFYRSPAPLRPGSGSRYWVTPPGPNPADLRAHNCAFVKLVHAVHHGSIGHHTHNARARQADSVLARVAGTDCASGIALLGAGTMVEGWACYAEDLLAEIPGFYTPAEELLLTQFERRNAASCIVDLKLHLGEWTLEQARTFYRDEAHFAPARIWAETTRNALFPASRLMYWLGTETIKALRAELALPPRLFHDALLAHGHAPATVVADELRAKQTQGALNL